One window of the Emcibacter sp. genome contains the following:
- a CDS encoding mannose-1-phosphate guanylyltransferase/mannose-6-phosphate isomerase, translated as MSSRKISPVILSGGSGTRLWPMSRALYPKQLLPLVGENTMIQETVKRVSNQDMFTHPLIIANEEHRFIVAEQLRQIGIENPDIILEPEGRNTAPAAALAALHLEKDDPNALMLIMPSDHIIGNQDAFLAAINIALPAVADSQALATFGIIPTSPETGYGYIKQGDELEACAGCRQVAEFREKPDLTTARAYMKSGAYLWNSGIFLFPVRAFLEILGKFEPEMLEACRNAMAGAQKDLCFLRPEKESFLTCPSNSIDYAVMERTENATVIPVDMDWNDIGSWAALWDVQDKDEDGNVCQGDIISHNSRNCLLKSDGPAIAAIGLENIVAVATDDAVLISHKDHTQDVKEVVTHLAREGRNEHISHTIVYRPWGSYQTSDFGDRFQVKRLMVSPGQTLSLQKHHHRAEHWVVVQGRAEVTIDDEVRMLNENESCYIPIGSLHRLANPGKIPLHIVEVQSGSYLGEDDIVRFEDTYGRD; from the coding sequence ATGTCGTCTCGTAAAATCAGCCCGGTTATTCTTTCCGGCGGGTCAGGAACACGTCTTTGGCCGATGTCCAGAGCGCTTTACCCAAAGCAGCTTTTACCGCTTGTTGGTGAAAATACAATGATTCAGGAAACGGTAAAACGTGTTTCAAACCAGGACATGTTCACCCACCCCCTCATTATCGCCAACGAAGAACACCGGTTTATCGTCGCTGAACAACTGAGACAGATTGGCATCGAGAACCCCGACATAATCCTTGAGCCAGAAGGTCGCAACACGGCGCCGGCAGCCGCCCTCGCTGCCCTGCACCTCGAAAAGGACGATCCCAACGCGCTGATGCTCATTATGCCGTCAGACCATATCATCGGCAACCAGGATGCTTTTCTGGCTGCCATCAATATTGCCCTGCCTGCTGTAGCAGACAGTCAGGCCCTGGCCACCTTCGGCATCATTCCGACCTCTCCGGAAACCGGTTACGGATACATCAAACAGGGTGACGAACTGGAAGCCTGCGCCGGCTGCCGCCAGGTCGCCGAATTCCGCGAGAAGCCCGACCTTACAACCGCGCGGGCTTATATGAAGAGCGGTGCCTACCTGTGGAACAGCGGTATATTCCTGTTTCCGGTCCGGGCGTTTCTGGAAATCCTCGGCAAATTCGAACCTGAAATGCTGGAAGCTTGCCGCAACGCCATGGCAGGGGCGCAGAAAGATTTGTGTTTCCTGCGCCCGGAAAAGGAAAGTTTCCTGACCTGCCCTTCCAATTCCATTGATTATGCTGTCATGGAACGAACCGAGAATGCGACTGTCATTCCTGTCGATATGGACTGGAACGATATCGGGTCCTGGGCGGCGCTCTGGGACGTGCAGGACAAAGACGAGGATGGCAATGTCTGTCAGGGAGATATTATTTCCCACAACAGCCGCAACTGCCTGCTGAAATCAGACGGCCCGGCCATTGCCGCCATAGGATTGGAAAATATTGTCGCCGTTGCCACCGACGATGCAGTGCTGATCAGCCATAAGGACCATACCCAGGATGTCAAGGAGGTTGTCACTCATCTTGCCCGGGAAGGCCGTAACGAGCATATATCACACACAATTGTCTATCGTCCCTGGGGATCTTACCAGACCTCCGATTTTGGCGACCGCTTCCAGGTGAAAAGACTAATGGTTAGTCCGGGTCAGACATTGTCCCTGCAGAAACACCATCACCGGGCCGAACACTGGGTTGTTGTTCAGGGTCGCGCCGAAGTCACTATTGATGACGAGGTGCGGATGTTAAACGAAAACGAATCGTGTTATATTCCGATCGGATCCCTGCATCGCCTGGCGAATCCGGGCAAAATTCCTTTGCATATTGTCGAGGTACAGTCAGGTTCCTATTTGGGCGAGGACGATATCGTCAGATTCGAAGATACCTACGGCAGGGACTGA